From one Novosphingobium sp. genomic stretch:
- a CDS encoding TonB-dependent receptor produces MHKAHVRSVAAKRVSFIRLALIAGTALASPALHAQTAPQSDAPAAADSAPPASDIVVTGFRQSLQAALNLKKSSVSAVDAIVAEDIAKFPDQNLAESLQRITGVAITRDGGEGRQITVRGLGSQFTVTRVNGLPAQSTSMLAGSGGAPNRDRSFDFNVFASELFKSLVVHKTAEANLDEGSLGAVVDLNTGHPLGAKSGVTGLVSASGSYNTLSGNVGPRLAGLLNWKNEDGTFGINASAAYSQGYTLELGNNTTRWAQAPFASVTSNGVTTQCFSGNTYIQSAACNKAALSFHPRIPRYGVITHDRQRLGLTGSVEWQPDDATHLEIDGLFSRYHEERQEEWAEVLFRSNEKGISVVNPTYDSNGNMVSGTFNNAYNRNEHYRQIQNSTFYQINGHLTHDLTDRLKVDVLAGASKSILSVPLATTIMLDNRTAQGFSYDYTNMAHPVISFGSSVTDPANYQLAEIRDAPTHTNNTFRTYKMDFEWKTTDALTLKTGGFYRLFGFDTWGANRNTLVCPSTLGKDLVLGTITCSSNSVTNNGFPINSSMVDTVNLGNAGQPAGTTSTFIVANLPATTAFTNLYNRPLVADTSNTRSVKEEDSGFFLQGDWKTRAVGMDVTLDAGIRYAHTGQSSTGLQNGTTVVTVRRGYDDWLPSANLNLFPHKDVIVRFAIAKVMTRPALGNLTPGGSVDSFNYKVSYGNPQLDPYRATNYDAAVEWYFAPQSLISVAFFYKDVASFPSSTVTQGTFASTGLPTSILSPGSPAAQNPEGQVWTISSIGNGTGAKLKGVELGIQAPFRFLPGMLKNFGVIGNVTLTSSNATYNVSGAGTAVSSTGTITLPASTVTSTFFGLSKTTWNATLYYEKGPIQGRISYSYRGPYNDQNSATGNVFEGYGAYASLDGSLRYSLTKQLEVSVDAVNLLDRYTYHWTDATAQRNYESQHTGRTIVFGARYKL; encoded by the coding sequence ATGCATAAGGCACATGTGCGGTCTGTCGCCGCAAAGCGCGTTTCTTTCATCCGTCTGGCTCTGATCGCCGGCACGGCGCTGGCATCACCCGCGCTGCATGCGCAGACCGCACCTCAATCCGATGCGCCTGCCGCGGCGGATAGCGCGCCGCCCGCTTCGGACATCGTCGTCACCGGCTTCCGTCAGTCGCTTCAGGCGGCGCTCAATCTGAAGAAGTCCTCGGTCAGCGCGGTCGACGCCATCGTCGCCGAAGACATCGCCAAGTTCCCCGATCAGAATCTGGCCGAATCGCTCCAGCGCATCACCGGCGTCGCCATCACCCGCGACGGCGGCGAAGGGCGCCAGATCACCGTGCGCGGTCTTGGCAGCCAGTTCACCGTCACCCGCGTCAATGGGCTGCCCGCGCAGTCGACCTCGATGCTGGCGGGTTCGGGCGGTGCTCCGAACCGCGACCGCTCCTTCGATTTCAACGTCTTCGCGTCCGAGCTGTTCAAGTCGCTCGTCGTCCACAAGACCGCCGAGGCCAATCTCGACGAAGGCTCGCTGGGTGCGGTGGTGGATCTCAACACCGGCCATCCGCTGGGCGCCAAATCGGGGGTGACCGGACTGGTGTCGGCCTCGGGTTCCTACAACACGCTCTCGGGCAATGTCGGGCCGCGCCTGGCGGGGCTGCTCAACTGGAAGAATGAGGACGGCACCTTCGGCATCAATGCCTCGGCCGCCTATTCGCAGGGCTACACGCTGGAACTGGGCAACAACACCACGCGCTGGGCGCAGGCGCCTTTCGCCTCGGTCACCAGCAATGGTGTGACGACCCAGTGCTTCTCGGGCAACACCTATATCCAGTCGGCGGCGTGCAACAAGGCGGCGCTCTCCTTCCACCCGCGCATCCCGCGCTATGGCGTGATCACCCATGACCGCCAGCGCCTGGGCCTGACCGGCTCGGTCGAGTGGCAGCCCGATGACGCCACCCATCTGGAGATCGACGGCCTCTTCTCGCGCTATCACGAAGAGCGCCAGGAGGAATGGGCCGAGGTGCTGTTCCGCTCGAACGAGAAGGGCATCAGCGTCGTCAACCCGACCTATGACAGCAATGGCAACATGGTCTCTGGCACGTTCAACAATGCCTACAACCGTAACGAGCATTACCGCCAGATCCAGAACTCGACCTTCTACCAGATCAACGGCCATCTGACGCATGATCTGACCGACCGCCTGAAGGTCGATGTGCTGGCGGGCGCGTCCAAGTCGATCCTCTCGGTGCCGCTGGCCACCACCATCATGCTGGACAATCGCACGGCGCAGGGCTTCTCCTACGATTACACCAATATGGCCCATCCGGTGATCAGCTTCGGCTCGTCGGTGACCGATCCGGCGAACTATCAGCTCGCCGAAATCCGCGATGCGCCCACGCACACCAACAACACCTTCCGCACCTACAAGATGGACTTCGAGTGGAAGACGACCGATGCGCTGACGCTGAAGACGGGCGGCTTCTATCGCCTGTTCGGCTTTGATACCTGGGGCGCCAACCGCAACACGCTGGTCTGCCCCTCGACGCTGGGCAAGGATCTGGTGCTGGGCACCATCACCTGCTCGTCGAATTCGGTGACCAACAACGGCTTCCCCATCAATTCCAGCATGGTCGATACGGTCAATCTGGGGAACGCGGGCCAGCCCGCTGGCACCACCAGCACCTTCATCGTCGCCAACCTGCCGGCGACCACGGCCTTCACCAACCTCTACAACCGCCCGCTGGTGGCCGACACCTCCAACACCCGTTCGGTGAAGGAAGAGGACAGCGGCTTCTTCCTGCAGGGCGACTGGAAGACCCGCGCCGTGGGCATGGATGTCACGCTGGATGCTGGTATCCGCTATGCCCACACCGGCCAAAGCTCGACCGGTCTGCAGAACGGCACCACCGTGGTGACGGTGCGGCGCGGCTATGACGACTGGCTGCCCTCGGCCAACCTCAACCTGTTCCCGCATAAGGATGTGATCGTCCGCTTCGCCATCGCCAAGGTGATGACACGCCCCGCGCTGGGCAATCTGACGCCGGGCGGCTCGGTCGACTCGTTCAACTACAAGGTCAGCTACGGCAACCCGCAGCTCGATCCCTACCGCGCCACCAATTATGACGCGGCGGTCGAGTGGTATTTCGCGCCGCAGTCGCTGATCTCGGTGGCCTTCTTCTACAAGGATGTGGCCAGCTTCCCGTCGAGCACCGTCACGCAGGGCACCTTCGCCTCGACGGGCCTGCCGACCTCGATCCTGTCGCCCGGCTCGCCCGCCGCTCAGAATCCCGAAGGTCAGGTCTGGACGATCAGCTCGATCGGCAATGGCACGGGCGCCAAGCTGAAGGGTGTGGAACTGGGCATTCAGGCGCCGTTCCGCTTCCTGCCCGGCATGCTCAAGAACTTCGGTGTGATCGGCAACGTCACGCTGACCAGTTCGAACGCCACCTACAATGTCAGCGGCGCGGGCACGGCGGTCAGCTCCACCGGCACGATTACCCTGCCGGCCTCGACCGTCACCTCCACCTTCTTCGGCCTGTCGAAGACCACGTGGAACGCCACGCTCTATTACGAGAAGGGGCCGATCCAGGGCCGCATCAGCTACTCCTATCGCGGGCCTTACAACGATCAGAACAGCGCCACCGGCAATGTCTTCGAGGGTTATGGCGCCTATGCCAGCCTCGATGGATCGCTGCGTTATTCGCTGACCAAGCAGTTGGAAGTGTCGGTGGATGCGGTCAATCTGCTCGATCGCTACACCTACCACTGGACCGATGCGACAGCGCAGCGCAATTACGAGAGCCAGCACACGGGCCGCACCATCGTCTTTGGCGCGCGCTACAAGCTGTAA
- a CDS encoding alpha/beta hydrolase: MQLDRRTLLVAGAAAGAMPAQALALNAPGPGLPAGGKGASFPPSSPASALPDVTEVIDLWPGGVGPGLLRPLTEEIPDRMKPGEPHDRYMTGQSRPRMAVFRPKQPNGAAVMITPGGGYVRVVVDKEGYELARWLADQGFTTFVLFYRLPGGDDKGWDWASGADTPLCDAQRAMRLIRHHAPAFGIEPRRVAAIGFSAGGHVCSDLAARFDARVYAPVDDADSHSARPFCAAPCYPVMSMHLPEGHSQSRKQLLGPDTSKAFEDAHTPSHNLPADPPPHFLLHAEDDKTVNPLNTLMLRDALKAKGARVETHLFEQGGHGFGLRGTVGKPVAIWPQLWLNWVKSVGLV, translated from the coding sequence ATGCAACTCGATCGCCGAACGCTGTTGGTGGCGGGCGCGGCGGCGGGGGCCATGCCCGCGCAGGCTCTGGCGTTGAACGCGCCGGGGCCGGGCCTCCCGGCGGGAGGGAAGGGGGCTTCCTTCCCGCCCTCATCTCCGGCGTCGGCTCTGCCTGATGTGACCGAGGTGATCGATCTGTGGCCCGGCGGGGTCGGTCCCGGCCTGCTGCGCCCGCTGACCGAAGAAATCCCCGACCGCATGAAGCCGGGCGAACCCCACGACCGCTATATGACCGGCCAGAGCCGCCCGCGCATGGCGGTGTTCCGCCCCAAACAGCCCAATGGCGCGGCGGTGATGATCACGCCGGGCGGCGGCTATGTCCGCGTGGTGGTGGACAAGGAGGGTTATGAACTGGCCCGCTGGCTGGCCGATCAGGGTTTCACCACCTTCGTGCTGTTCTACCGCCTGCCCGGTGGCGACGACAAGGGCTGGGACTGGGCCAGCGGCGCCGACACCCCGCTTTGCGATGCGCAGCGCGCCATGCGGCTGATCCGCCATCACGCCCCCGCCTTCGGCATCGAGCCACGCCGCGTGGCCGCCATAGGCTTTTCCGCCGGGGGGCATGTCTGCTCCGATCTGGCGGCGCGTTTCGATGCTCGTGTCTATGCGCCGGTGGATGATGCGGACAGCCATTCGGCGCGGCCCTTTTGCGCGGCGCCCTGCTATCCGGTGATGTCGATGCATCTGCCCGAGGGGCATTCGCAATCACGCAAGCAGTTGCTCGGGCCCGACACCAGCAAGGCTTTTGAGGATGCTCACACGCCCTCGCACAACCTGCCCGCTGACCCGCCGCCGCATTTCCTGCTGCATGCCGAGGACGATAAGACCGTTAATCCGCTCAACACATTGATGCTGCGCGATGCTCTAAAGGCCAAGGGCGCACGGGTGGAAACGCACCTGTTCGAGCAGGGCGGCCATGGGTTCGGGTTGCGTGGAACGGTTGGCAAGCCGGTTGCGATCTGGCCTCAGTTGTGGCTGAACTGGGTGAAGTCTGTCGGGTTGGTTTGA
- a CDS encoding short-chain fatty acyl-CoA regulator family protein, producing MTTPPASLSLAGRTARPLYMGPRIKRLRRELGLTQQAMASDLEISPSYVALMERNQRPVTADLLLRLARTYQLDMSELAADDSADYNRRLTEILRDPIFAGIDMPALEVADLATSFPGMSEALLRLYGAYTREQAALADRQAELGAGLPDPVAEARRFLAAHRNHFPALEASAETLAAAIAREGDGAAWLARHHGIRTRFLPPYVMMGSMRRFDRHNRQLLLDEGLYPATRAFQIALQIVWHECRAQITEIARAMGDELGGDEHAEGPARTAVHLVKRALASYTAGAILMPYDRFARVVEERAYDIEAVARVFGTSFEQTAHRFTTLGRPNGQNASGHVPFFFIRVDGAGNVSKRLDGAGFPFAAHGGGCPLWSVHQVFATPLQVVTQWLELPDGQRFFSIARTVEAGGGGYNRPRAIRAVALACAAEHAPRLAYAQGLNPRSVPATPIGITCRLCHRPDCIARALPPIGRDLMPDDTSRSATPLGLDEG from the coding sequence ATGACGACCCCGCCAGCTTCCCTGTCACTTGCCGGACGAACTGCCCGCCCACTTTACATGGGCCCGCGCATCAAGCGCCTGCGCCGCGAACTGGGCCTGACCCAGCAGGCGATGGCCAGCGATCTGGAGATCTCGCCCTCTTACGTCGCGCTGATGGAGCGCAACCAGCGCCCGGTCACCGCCGATCTGCTGCTGCGCCTGGCGCGGACCTATCAGCTCGATATGTCCGAACTGGCGGCTGACGACAGCGCCGATTACAACCGCCGCCTGACCGAAATCCTGCGCGATCCGATCTTCGCGGGGATCGACATGCCCGCGCTGGAGGTGGCCGATCTGGCCACAAGCTTCCCCGGTATGTCGGAGGCGCTGCTGCGGCTCTATGGCGCCTACACGCGTGAGCAGGCGGCGCTGGCCGACCGGCAGGCGGAGTTGGGCGCCGGCCTGCCCGATCCGGTGGCCGAGGCACGGCGCTTTCTGGCGGCCCATCGCAACCATTTCCCCGCGCTGGAGGCGAGCGCGGAAACGCTGGCCGCCGCCATCGCGCGCGAGGGTGACGGGGCAGCATGGCTGGCGCGGCATCATGGCATTCGCACGCGCTTTCTGCCCCCTTATGTGATGATGGGATCGATGCGGCGCTTCGACCGGCACAACCGGCAGTTGCTGCTCGATGAGGGGCTTTATCCCGCGACCCGCGCGTTCCAGATCGCACTGCAGATCGTCTGGCATGAGTGCCGCGCCCAGATCACCGAGATCGCCCGCGCCATGGGCGACGAATTGGGGGGCGACGAGCATGCCGAGGGCCCGGCGCGCACCGCAGTCCATCTCGTGAAGCGGGCGCTGGCCAGCTATACGGCGGGCGCGATCCTGATGCCGTATGATCGCTTTGCCCGCGTGGTGGAGGAAAGGGCCTATGACATCGAGGCTGTGGCGCGTGTCTTTGGCACCAGCTTCGAGCAGACCGCGCATCGCTTCACCACCCTGGGGCGGCCCAATGGCCAGAACGCTAGCGGTCATGTGCCCTTCTTCTTCATCCGCGTCGATGGGGCGGGTAATGTGTCCAAGCGGCTCGATGGGGCAGGTTTCCCCTTTGCCGCGCATGGCGGCGGCTGTCCGCTGTGGAGCGTGCATCAGGTCTTTGCCACGCCCTTGCAGGTGGTGACGCAATGGCTGGAATTGCCTGACGGGCAGCGCTTCTTTTCCATCGCGCGCACGGTGGAGGCGGGCGGGGGCGGCTACAACCGGCCGCGTGCGATCCGGGCCGTGGCGCTGGCCTGCGCGGCCGAGCATGCGCCGCGTCTGGCTTATGCGCAGGGGCTCAATCCGCGCAGTGTGCCGGCAACGCCGATCGGCATCACCTGCCGCTTGTGCCATCGCCCTGATTGCATTGCCCGCGCTTTGCCGCCCATCGGGCGCGACCTGATGCCCGATGATACCAGCCGTTCGGCCACGCCTCTGGGGCTGGATGAAGGCTGA
- a CDS encoding DUF4169 family protein, with protein MMASPLPPPPRAGFCCRIASCEKPVPTFSRDAFVAASFDTKNRFPLFRAMLYDRAMAEIINLRLARKAKARDTAEKTAQANRAKFGVTKGERQIRAAEGARLTRIVDSAKLDKDQN; from the coding sequence ATGATGGCGAGCCCCCTTCCTCCTCCGCCGCGCGCAGGTTTTTGTTGCCGCATCGCTTCATGCGAAAAACCGGTTCCCACTTTTTCGCGCGATGCTTTTGTTGCCGCATCGTTTGATACGAAAAACCGGTTCCCACTTTTTCGCGCGATGCTTTATGATCGCGCCATGGCCGAGATCATCAATCTGCGCCTGGCCCGCAAGGCCAAGGCTCGCGACACTGCCGAGAAAACCGCTCAAGCCAACCGCGCCAAATTCGGCGTCACCAAGGGCGAGCGCCAGATCCGCGCGGCAGAAGGCGCCCGCCTGACGCGCATCGTGGACAGCGCGAAACTCGACAAGGATCAGAACTGA
- a CDS encoding GNAT family N-acetyltransferase, which produces MTQIAIHPLAGDALRAAIPDLARLRCAVFAEWPYLYHGDPNAESDYLRDFGASEKAVLIGAYDGDRIVGVATASPMMEQKEAYRQAFEERGIDTASLFYFGESVLLPEYRGRGIGHAFFDHREEQAKRLGAKAATFCGVIRPLDHPARPVDFQPLDPFWRKRGYEPVEGLITNFAWKDHGEAEPSEKPMQYWIKTL; this is translated from the coding sequence ATGACCCAGATCGCGATCCACCCCCTTGCGGGCGATGCCCTGCGCGCCGCCATTCCCGACCTTGCCCGGCTGCGCTGCGCGGTCTTTGCCGAATGGCCGTACCTCTACCACGGCGATCCCAATGCGGAATCGGACTATCTGCGCGATTTTGGCGCTTCCGAGAAAGCCGTGCTGATCGGGGCCTATGATGGGGACCGGATCGTGGGCGTCGCCACGGCCTCGCCGATGATGGAGCAGAAGGAGGCCTATCGTCAGGCCTTCGAGGAGCGCGGGATCGACACCGCCAGCCTGTTCTATTTTGGCGAAAGCGTGCTGCTGCCCGAGTACCGCGGGCGCGGCATCGGCCATGCCTTCTTCGACCATCGCGAGGAGCAGGCCAAGCGCCTCGGTGCCAAAGCCGCCACTTTCTGCGGCGTGATCCGCCCGCTGGACCATCCGGCGCGCCCCGTCGATTTCCAGCCGCTCGATCCCTTCTGGCGCAAGCGCGGCTATGAGCCCGTCGAGGGCCTCATCACCAACTTCGCCTGGAAGGACCATGGCGAGGCAGAGCCCAGCGAAAAGCCGATGCAATATTGGATCAAGACGCTCTGA
- a CDS encoding carbon-nitrogen hydrolase family protein encodes MTAYTIALAQYPIDQFPDWAAYEAKLTSWVEQAAAGGAALAVFPEYGAMELASLDVATQSDLHGSLATVAGLMERADALHADLAARHGLHILAASGPVQVEGHYLNRARLFTPGGKVGHQDKLMMTRFEAEEWGVFPASAVGAPLHLFETALGRIAIAICYDSEFPLIARAAVEAGAQLLLVPSCTDTPQGYWRVRIGSQARALEGQMYVAQSPTVGLAPWSPALDVNHGAAGLYGPPDGPKGGDWRFPPDGVIAIGAMDASQWVFAEVDLARVEALRANGGVLPARDWAKQPGAEVLPAVQVVDLR; translated from the coding sequence ATGACCGCCTACACCATCGCTCTGGCCCAATACCCCATCGACCAGTTCCCCGATTGGGCCGCCTATGAAGCCAAGCTGACAAGCTGGGTGGAGCAGGCCGCCGCCGGGGGCGCTGCTCTGGCGGTGTTTCCGGAATATGGCGCGATGGAACTGGCCAGCCTCGATGTCGCGACGCAGAGCGACCTCCACGGCTCGCTGGCCACGGTCGCCGGGCTGATGGAACGGGCGGATGCCCTGCATGCCGATCTGGCCGCGCGCCATGGTCTGCACATTCTGGCCGCTAGTGGCCCGGTGCAGGTGGAGGGGCATTATCTCAACCGCGCGCGGCTGTTCACGCCGGGGGGCAAGGTCGGCCATCAGGACAAGCTGATGATGACCCGCTTCGAGGCCGAGGAATGGGGCGTCTTCCCTGCCAGCGCCGTGGGCGCGCCGCTGCATCTCTTCGAGACAGCGCTGGGCCGCATCGCCATCGCCATCTGCTATGACAGCGAGTTCCCCCTGATTGCCCGCGCGGCGGTGGAGGCCGGGGCGCAGCTCTTGCTGGTGCCAAGCTGCACCGACACGCCGCAGGGCTATTGGCGGGTGCGGATCGGTTCTCAGGCCCGCGCTCTGGAGGGGCAGATGTATGTCGCCCAATCGCCGACCGTGGGTCTGGCGCCCTGGTCCCCCGCGCTGGATGTGAACCATGGCGCGGCCGGGCTGTATGGTCCGCCCGATGGACCAAAGGGCGGTGATTGGCGCTTTCCGCCCGACGGTGTGATTGCGATCGGTGCGATGGATGCGTCGCAATGGGTCTTTGCCGAGGTCGATCTGGCGCGGGTGGAGGCTCTGCGCGCGAATGGCGGGGTGCTGCCCGCGCGGGATTGGGCGAAGCAGCCGGGGGCTGAGGTGTTGCCTGCGGTGCAGGTGGTGGATTTAAGGTAA
- a CDS encoding SulP family inorganic anion transporter, producing the protein MTALTLARYRAEWFGGAGAMSQGMRRDILAGMVGTFALIPEVIAFSFVAGVDPQVGLFASFVIGIVIAFAGGRPAMISGAAGSVALVAAALVHAHGLPYLLAATVMAGAFQIVFGLLGLDVLLRFVSRSVRTGFVNALAILIFSAQVPQMLGVDWHTYAMIALGLAIIYLLPRLSTAIPSPLICIVVLTAISITIPMPIRTVADLGRLPSSLPGFALPAIPLTLETLKIVTPYAFAMAAVGLLESMMTASVVDDLTETTSSKARECTGLGLANVAVGLFGGIAGCGMIGQTVGNIRYGGRGRLSTLVAGVFLLLVMVPLRPWAEKVPVAALVAIMIMVSISTFSWSSISDLARHPKVSGIVMLATVAVTVATHDLSAGVGVGVLLSGVFFAFKVTRLMAVQVEYDAASDTRIYKVSGQIFFASADIFADHFDLRDTAANVRIDLTQAHLWDITAVGALEDIVTRMRRHGIAVELIGLNEASAILVDRHAPLVRDVQGV; encoded by the coding sequence ATGACTGCCCTTACCCTTGCCCGTTACCGCGCCGAATGGTTCGGCGGGGCCGGCGCCATGTCTCAAGGCATGCGGCGCGACATCCTTGCCGGCATGGTCGGCACCTTTGCGCTCATCCCCGAGGTGATCGCCTTTTCCTTCGTGGCCGGTGTCGATCCACAAGTGGGGCTGTTCGCCTCCTTCGTGATCGGCATCGTCATCGCCTTTGCGGGAGGGCGCCCGGCGATGATCTCGGGCGCGGCAGGCTCGGTGGCGCTGGTGGCCGCCGCGCTGGTCCATGCCCATGGCCTGCCCTATCTGCTGGCCGCCACGGTGATGGCCGGCGCTTTCCAGATTGTCTTCGGCCTGCTGGGGCTGGATGTGCTGCTGCGCTTCGTGTCGCGCTCGGTGCGGACGGGCTTCGTCAATGCGCTGGCGATCCTGATCTTCTCCGCGCAGGTGCCCCAGATGCTGGGCGTCGACTGGCACACCTACGCGATGATCGCGCTGGGACTCGCCATTATCTACCTGCTGCCGCGCCTTTCCACCGCCATCCCCTCGCCCCTGATCTGCATCGTGGTACTGACGGCGATCAGCATTACCATCCCCATGCCGATCCGCACCGTGGCCGATCTGGGCCGCCTGCCCTCATCGCTGCCCGGCTTCGCCCTGCCCGCCATCCCGCTGACGCTGGAAACGCTGAAAATCGTCACCCCCTACGCCTTCGCCATGGCGGCGGTGGGCCTGCTGGAATCGATGATGACCGCCAGCGTCGTCGACGACCTGACCGAAACCACCAGCTCCAAGGCCCGCGAATGCACCGGCCTGGGCCTGGCCAATGTCGCGGTCGGCCTGTTCGGCGGCATCGCGGGCTGCGGCATGATCGGCCAGACCGTGGGCAACATCCGCTATGGCGGACGCGGCAGGCTCTCCACGCTGGTCGCGGGTGTGTTCCTGCTGCTGGTGATGGTGCCGCTGCGCCCATGGGCCGAAAAGGTGCCCGTCGCCGCGCTGGTGGCGATCATGATCATGGTCTCGATCAGCACCTTCTCCTGGAGCTCGATCAGCGATCTGGCCCGGCATCCCAAGGTTTCCGGCATCGTGATGCTGGCGACCGTGGCGGTGACGGTGGCCACGCATGACCTCTCCGCAGGCGTGGGCGTGGGCGTGCTGCTCTCGGGCGTGTTCTTCGCCTTCAAAGTGACGCGCCTGATGGCGGTGCAGGTGGAGTACGATGCCGCCAGCGACACCCGCATCTACAAAGTCTCCGGCCAGATCTTCTTTGCCAGCGCCGACATCTTCGCCGATCACTTCGACCTGCGCGATACCGCAGCAAACGTCCGCATCGATCTGACGCAAGCGCATCTGTGGGACATCACCGCCGTGGGCGCGCTGGAAGATATCGTCACCCGCATGCGCCGCCATGGCATCGCGGTGGAATTGATCGGTCTGAACGAGGCGAGCGCGATTCTGGTGGATCGCCATGCGCCTCTGGTGCGGGATGTGCAGGGAGTTTGA
- the rpsG gene encoding 30S ribosomal protein S7, which produces MSRRRRPEKREILPDPMHGDQVLSKFMNNLMLDGKKSVAESIVYGALDTMQTRAKADPVQLFHDALNNVKPQIEVRSRRVGGATYQVPVEVRPERAQALAMRWLITAARNRSETTMSARLSAELLDAANNRGNAVKKREDVHRMAEANKAFAHYRW; this is translated from the coding sequence ATGTCACGTCGTCGTCGTCCCGAGAAGCGGGAAATCCTGCCCGATCCCATGCATGGTGATCAGGTTCTGTCGAAGTTCATGAACAACCTGATGCTGGACGGCAAGAAGTCCGTCGCTGAAAGCATCGTTTATGGCGCTCTCGACACCATGCAGACCCGTGCGAAGGCTGACCCCGTTCAGCTGTTCCACGATGCTCTGAACAATGTGAAGCCCCAGATCGAAGTGCGCAGCCGCCGCGTCGGTGGTGCGACCTATCAGGTCCCGGTCGAAGTGCGCCCCGAGCGCGCCCAGGCCCTGGCCATGCGCTGGCTGATCACCGCTGCCCGTAACCGCAGCGAGACCACCATGTCGGCTCGCCTCTCGGCCGAGCTGCTGGATGCTGCCAACAACCGCGGCAACGCTGTGAAGAAGCGCGAAGACGTCCACCGTATGGCCGAAGCCAACAAGGCGTTCGCCCACTACCGCTGGTAA
- the rpsJ gene encoding 30S ribosomal protein S10, whose protein sequence is MEAQNIRIRLKAFDHRVLDQATGEIADTARRTGALIRGPIPLPTKIEKFTVNRGPHIDKKSREQFEVRTYKRLLDIVQPNAATVDALMKLDLAAGVNVEIKLA, encoded by the coding sequence ATGGAAGCTCAGAACATCCGCATTCGCCTCAAGGCGTTCGACCACCGCGTGCTGGATCAGGCCACCGGCGAAATCGCCGACACCGCCCGTCGCACCGGCGCCCTTATTCGCGGCCCCATTCCTCTGCCGACCAAGATCGAGAAGTTCACGGTGAACCGTGGACCTCACATCGACAAGAAGTCGCGTGAACAGTTTGAAGTGCGCACCTACAAGCGCCTCCTGGACATCGTGCAGCCCAACGCCGCCACCGTCGATGCTCTGATGAAGCTCGATCTGGCCGCTGGCGTTAACGTTGAAATCAAGCTGGCGTAA
- the rplC gene encoding 50S ribosomal protein L3: protein MRTGVIAKKVGMTRLFQEDGRHVPVTVLSLEDCQVVSVRTAERDGYVAVQLGAGAAKQKNVAKPQREHFAKAEVPLKMEVAEFRVADDALLDVGATIAASHFVDGQLVDITGHTQGKGFAGAMKRWGFGGMRATHGVSISHRAHGSTGNRQDPGKVFKNKKMAGHMGDRQRTQQNLEVVRTDSDRGLIFVKGSVPGAKNGWLLVRDAVKVSRHADAPYPAGIKSANDTAAPAVEAEAGQEG from the coding sequence ATGCGCACCGGCGTGATCGCTAAGAAGGTGGGGATGACCCGCCTTTTCCAGGAAGACGGTCGGCACGTCCCCGTGACGGTTCTGTCGCTGGAAGATTGCCAGGTGGTTTCGGTTCGCACTGCTGAGCGTGACGGTTACGTCGCGGTCCAGCTGGGTGCGGGCGCCGCCAAGCAGAAGAATGTCGCCAAGCCGCAGCGTGAGCATTTCGCCAAGGCTGAAGTGCCGCTGAAGATGGAAGTCGCCGAATTCCGCGTCGCCGACGATGCCCTGCTCGATGTGGGTGCAACGATCGCCGCCTCGCACTTCGTCGATGGCCAGCTGGTGGACATCACGGGTCACACCCAGGGTAAGGGCTTTGCCGGCGCCATGAAGCGCTGGGGCTTCGGCGGTATGCGCGCCACCCATGGTGTGTCGATCTCTCACCGTGCGCATGGTTCGACGGGCAACCGTCAGGATCCCGGCAAGGTCTTCAAGAACAAGAAGATGGCCGGCCACATGGGTGACCGTCAGCGCACCCAGCAGAATCTCGAAGTCGTTCGCACCGACAGCGATCGCGGCCTGATCTTCGTGAAGGGTTCCGTGCCCGGCGCCAAGAACGGCTGGTTGCTGGTTCGCGATGCGGTCAAGGTTTCGCGTCACGCCGACGCTCCGTATCCCGCTGGCATCAAGTCGGCCAACGATACGGCTGCTCCGGCTGTCGAAGCCGAAGCTGGTCAGGAGGGTTAA